A window of Solanum stenotomum isolate F172 chromosome 3, ASM1918654v1, whole genome shotgun sequence contains these coding sequences:
- the LOC125860338 gene encoding protein mago nashi homolog: MGEMAENDEFYLRYYVGHKGKFGHEFLEFEFRPDGKLRYANNSNYKNDTMIRKEVFLTPSVLKECRRIVADSEIMKEDDNNWPEPDRVGRQELEIVMGNEHISFTTSKIGSLMDVQTSNDPEGLRIFYYLVQDLKCFVFSLISLHFKIKPI, encoded by the exons ATGGGGGAAATGGCAGAGAATGACGAGTTTTACCTGAGATATTACGTGGGTCACAAAGGAAAATTCGGTCACGAGTTCTTAGAGTTTGAGTTTAGGCCTGATGGCAAGCTCCGTTATGCTAACAATTCCAACTACAAGAACGATACAATGATTCGCAAGGAAGTCTTCCTTACCCCTTCTGTTCTCAAAGAATGCCGCCGCATTGTTGCTGATAGCGAG ATCATGAAGGAAGATGATAACAACTGGCCAGAACCAGATAGAGTTGGTAGACAAGAGCTTGAGATTGTGATGGGAAATGAACACATATCATTCACTACATCTAAGATTGGTTCATTAATGGATGTGCAGACTAGTAATGATCCCGAGGGACTTCGTATCTTCTATTATCTTGTTCAG GATCTGAAGTGTTTTGTGTTCTCTCTGATCTCGCTCCATTTCAAGATCAAACCCATTTAA